Below is a genomic region from Terriglobia bacterium.
CGCAGAGCAGAGCGAAACCCAAAACCGCGAAAAGAATGGCCGTATGTACGGCCATCACGTGACTATAAAGCTGTTGTACTCCATAAAGATATGCAATAAGGCTCAAGTATGAGACGAGCAATACCGGAAGCGAGAAGTATTCGCTTAAGCCGCGTCTCGGTATCCGCAACGTCACCAGGCTAATGCCCGCCAGCACGAAGCCGATGGCGGTGTTGGGGACGAAGCGGCCCGGCAAGGGGATATTCCAGTCGGAGAGCCGGTGCGCCATGAAAAGGCGGTCTATACTGAGGTCGATTCCGAACACGTATTCGGTAACGGTCGCCAGCGCAAACATGCCGACCAGGAGGCCGATGATCGCTCCGAGTTCAGGACGCCAGCGGCCACCCGAGACTTGCAACAGAATCGAGACCCCACACAGGACAAAACAGAGCGCAGTGTTGGGCGCGACGAAAGTACCCAGAGCTTCACCCTTGAGAATGGGGATACGGAACTGCCAGCCCGCAATGACGCAAAGGCCCGCGAGAATGTTGATGCCAGCGAGCCAAACTGCTATCCGGGGCAGAAGGTTGCGAGAATCCGTCATTGGGGGCGGCGCAAATCAATGAAGGTGCGATGGTGCACTATAGTGCATCACGTGTGCAGTTGGATGCAATCGGGAGAGCCTGAAAGTCTTAAAAAGAGGGCGACAGGCGCATTATGGCAGAGATTTGCCTGCCACCTGGGTCAGCATCTGCTCGGCATTCTTGAGGCTGGCTTCGGTGAGCCTGGCTCCACTGAGCATGCGGGCGATCTCTTCCACGCGCTCTTTCCCGTCCAGCGGAAGCACGGTGGTCCGGGTGCGGCCGGCGGATTCCTTTTTTGCGATAAGGAAATGGTGGTCGGCGAACGAAGCGATTTGAGGCAGGTGGGTTATGCAGAGAACCTGCTTCGTTCGCGAGAGGGCTTTCAGCTTCCGGCCGACAGCTTCGGCGGCTCGACCGCCAATGCCGGTGTCGATCTCGTCGAAAACCAAGGTTCGCTGGTGGTCGGACTTCTTCGTGCCACGACCCGCTTCGACCGAAGCCTTGAGGGCGAGCATGACGCGCGAGAGTTCCCCGCCGGAAGCGATGTGCTCGATGGCACCGAGGGGCTCGCCGAGATTAGCTGAAATCAGGTACGCGACCTGGTCGAAGCCGGTCGAGGTCCAGTTCCCTTCCTCGTCGGAGCCGCTGACGTCGATCTTGAACTTTGCCTTCATGGCGAGATCGTTGACCTCGGCTTCAACGGTCTTCTCGAGTTTGTGGGCTACTTCGTAGCGCTTCTTGGAGAGCGTACGGGCCTCGGCCAGATACATTTCGGCAGCCTTGTCAAGCTGCTTCTTCAAATCACGGAGAACCTCATCCTTATTTTCGATTTCGTTGAGCTTGCGGCGGAGGTCGTCCGCGTAGGTGAGCACGTCTTCCAGCGTGGTGCCGTACTTGCGGCGGAGACGATCGATGAGGGCGAGGCGGTCTTCAACTTCGGCGAGACGCTCGGGGGAAGCGTCTATGCTCTCAGAATAGTCGCGAAGAGTAATTCCGATTTCGGCAACTGTGATGCGAGCGGACTCAATCTGGGAGATCGATTCCTGGAACTTCGGGTCGAAGCGCGCGAGATCTTCAAGTTGCCTCATGGCAGCCGCGATCGTTGCCGACGCGGATTGCGCATTGTCGTACAGCGAATCGTAGGCGGAGAGGGCGGCATTGAGGATGCGCTCGGAGTTGGCCAGCACGCGTTTTTCGGATTCGAGCTTCTGGTCCTCGCCGGCATGAAGCGCAGCATTGTCGATCTCTTTGAGCTGGAAGCTCCAGAGATCGACGAGACGGAGTTTGTCCTTCTCGCCCTGCTCGAGTTCGGCAATGTGCTGGCGGATGCGGTTCCACTCGGCGAAGGCGTTCGTGACGGCAGCCGTGTCGATCCCGGAAGCGGTATCGAGGAGAGCAAGGCGCGCGGGTGGATCGAATGCCATCATCGACTCATTCTGCGCATGGACAATGGCGAGGTGCGGCGCCAGTTGCTTGAGAACCGCGACAGTCGCAGGCTGATTGTTGACGAAGACGCGGGCCTTGCCGGTGGAAAGGATTTCGCGACGAAGTATGACCTGGTCGGCGTCGGAGTCGAGTCCGTTGGCTTCGAGGGCCTCGCACAATGGCCTCGAATCGGCTTCGAAGACGGCGGTGATGATGGCGCGGTCGGAGCCGTGCCGGATCACGTCTGTCGAGGCTTTTTCGCCGAGGAGCAGGGCCAGAGCGTCGATAAGAATGGACTTGCCGGCGCCGGTTTCGCCGGTCAGGAGATTGAGGCCGGGGCCGAACTCCACGACCACGTTGTCAATGACGGCGTAGTTTTCAACCCGAAGTTCGAGCAGCACCAGAGAGCCCTTTTGAGAGGGAGTCGAGCGAAGGATAGCACGGGAAAGAAAAACAAACCACGAAGGACACTAAAGGGCATGAAGGACTCAGCTCAGTGGTCCTTCGTGCCCTTTGTGGTTAAGTCTTACTGGTGAACCTGCAGGTCGCGCTTCACCATCAGGTGGTCGACGAAGAAGCCGATGCCGATGGCGAACGGGATCAGGCCGAAGTAGGACGCGATGTAGGCGTCGTGCTCAATGCGGCCGATGAGGGCAAAGGTTGCCGTCCAGCCCAGGGCCGCGCATACGAGCAGGATGCCGGCACGACGCGAGCGCGCTACCTGTGTAAGTTCGGGCTCCATGGGGACCGCCACGCCGCGGGCGATAGCCGCCATTCGCTCCTCGCTCTTGAGCCGTCGAACCCGGAAATAGGTGTACAAAGCCGCGAGCGGGATACCGCACGTCAAAACCACTGCCGCCAATCCGATGAACTCTCCGCCGTTCATATCATCCTCCGTGCCGCGCCGAGGGCGCTGGGTCACTGTCTGAAACCCACTGACAATGGAAGATACGTTGGGGGAGGTAAGGAAGTTCCGGGAGAGTCGGGCGCTCTCATGCGAAAATCGAGGGTTCTGTCATGGGTACGACAAATCGAGAGACGAGGACAGCGGAATTCGAGCTACCAGGATTCATCCAGGCCGTCCGGGAGAGGATGGCGGACGACTTGGTTCGCCGAGGTCGTCGCGCCCGGTGGAACGATGTTTCTGTTGGGCGATCTGTCGACCGGATCCTCATTCGACTTCTGTTCCTGCGGATGTGCGAGGACCGCGGCGTGCCCCTTTCAGAAGCACAATGGCGAACAATCGAGAAGACGCTGGGGCTTGTGCCTTCCGACGACCAACTTCAGGACTCGAATGTGCCCGACCGCCTTCTGGCGAACCTTGCCGATGGGTTTGCACGCGATTGGCCGGATTTGGCGGCCATTACCACAGAGGCTCTCGGCTCGATATACGAGAGCTTCCTGGCGAAGAGATTGACTCTTGCACGGAGCGGGCCTCGGTTCGAACCGGCACGAGACAGGCGCAAGCACGCGGGGGCCTTTTACACTCCGCAATACATCGTTGACTACATCGTCGAGGAAACAGTGGGGAAACTCGTCGCGGGCAAGTCTCCGGCTGAGATGAGAACGATGCGATTCGTCGATCCGGCGTGTGGCGGGGGCAGGTTCCTGCTGCGAGTGTATGAGCGAATGCTGGAGGAGCACTCGCGCTGGTTCGAGCGGCATCCTGAAGAGCGGGAATATGCAACGGGTGATCGTCATGGGAAGGTGCGACTGCCGTTTGCTATTCGACGACAAGTTCTGGCGGAGTGCGTTTTCGGGGTCGACTTCGACGCAGAAGCGGTCGAAGTAACCAAGCTGTCGCTGATTTTGAAATTGCTGGAGGGCGGCGGAGAGGCGCAGAGACCGGATCTCGCAGAAGAGTTGCCGAACCTCTCAACCAACATCAAGTGCGGAAACTCGCTCGTTGCCCCCGGACCGGATACGCCAGATGGCCTCGCCGGGTTCTCATGGGAGCAGGAATTCACAGAGGTCTTTCGCTCCGACGGGTTTGACGTTGTGCTTGGTAATCCGCCTTACGGAGCAGAATTGAGCGGGGTTGTGCGCAAGTACCTGGGGAACCGCTTCGACCTTGGAACCAGCGATACAGCGGCGTTAATGATGGTTCACTCGTTGCGAGCGCTCACAAAGCCCGGTGGTGTTAACGGATTTATCGTGCCGAAGGCGTTTACGTACTCATCGAGTTGGGAGAAAGTTCGCGGCGAAATGATCGACGCACTGACGACGCTGGTGGACGTCGGAAAAGTCTGGCCGAAGGTGAAGCTCGAGCAGGTTATCTATGTTGCAGAGAAGGGCGCGAGCACGGGGACCTACACCAATCGGCGGCGGGAGGAAGAGCGATTCTGTGATGTCGCTGAAATTCAGAAGGAACACAGTGGCACGTTTGGTTTCTTTCTTAATGGGATTACGCGAGCGGAACTTGAGGTGGGGCTAAAGATTCGGAATGTTGGGAGTTTCCTGGGCGAGTACATCACGAACACACGCGGCGCGATGATCCAGGGCGATGTTTTCGAACGGGCCGGAGGGCGCCGGGTAATCGGCGGGAAGCAGATTCAGCGCTTTCGGATCGCCGGCGAGAAGGGATTCGTCTCGACGAACGCCGACCTACCAGAGAATGCGTTCGTGCGGCCCGGGAGCATCCTGGTGCAGAACATCGTTGCACATATCGAGAACCCGGTGGATCACATCAAGATCACGGCTGCCATTGCAACTGACAAGATCGCGCCGCAGATCGTAATACTCGACACGGTCAACCAACTGGCCAACAACTCAGGGCTTTCTTCTTATTTCTTTCTTGCCATCCTGAATTCGCAACTGATGAATTGGTTCGTGTACCGCTTCATCTTCGCCAAGGCGATTCGCACGATGCACTTTGATGGGCCTGTGACCGTGCGCATTCCGATTCCGCGACTCACCTCTGCAAACAAGCTCGTATACGAGGAGGTTGTGGATGCTGTGCGGGCTTTGACTTCTGATGGCTCTTGCCAGGCGACTACGGTTATCGAGCGAGGCTTGCAGACACTGTACGGACTCGGACCAAAAGATGTCGCGGTAATCGAAAGCGCGATGCCCGAGATGAACGCGCGATCGGCTACTGCTTTTCGGCCATGACTGTCTGGCCGGTTTTCTCTATCTCGACATACTTCCCGTTTCGGAAGCGCAGGCGCTCAGTGCCCTTCACTGTGTGAAGATCATAAGGGCCCTTCATCGCCATGTCTTTTCCGGAGAGCGTCAGCACGATGTCGTCGTAGCTGGGATTTGAACCGGGCACGAACCGGAGGTCGCGGCGATAGCCGAAGCACGGATAGGAGCCGCCGCAGTCGTCCTCGTTGTTATCGGCGGCGATAATCTGGAACGCATCCTGCACCCCGCCCTTCCACGGCACGAGCAGCGCCTCCTGCGTCATGGTCTGCGCCCGGCTCGTGGTGACGCGCAGCAGGAGCGCGTGGCGGTCCGGCCCAAGCTGTACCAACTCTGCCGCGGGCGGCTTACCAAAATCGCCGAAGACAAGCGCGGCGCGGCTGACACTCTCCAGTTGCCACCCATTGGTGCCGGAAACGAATACCGCCGCGGAGATGAGAGGTGCACAACCTCTACAATCGAAGGGCTGTCCGGCGGGCTTCGCCCACGTGAGCATGTAGTATTTGCGGATGCCGTTCTCGCTGGTTTCCTGCGTGAAGAATGGGCGTGCCCTGATTTCGTCCTTGTCTGCAAAGTTGGGATCCTTCACCGCTCCCTGGGGCACGCGATACAGCGACGCCTTGATGATGAGATCGAAGTTGCCAAAAAGCGTTCGCATGGCCTCGGTGCTCTCGAACGGACGCGACTCAGCGGGTTGGGCCTGATGACGAGCGCACCCGGCGAACAAGAGGGTCCCGAAAATCAAACTTGCGATTAACTTGCGCATAACCAGGGTCTTGCCCCTCAATGTGTAACCCCGACACTGGCACAGTGTTGTCCTCGACAAGTGCATCCAACACCACACCCGCAACTCTCATCCAACTTGTTTCGAGGTAGTAGGGGTGTGTTCTAACATGTTTCATAAACGCGGGAGCACTCATTTACTTTTCTTCACATTTCTGAGTTCGGTAATGCTGGCGGCAGTCGCGTGTTCGGGGGGATCTCGCGTGGACCTGCATAAGACGCTCGAGTCCAACTGGCGCGAACCAGGAGAGGGTGCAGACCCAATGCTGATTGCCGCTTATCAGCCTTGGTTTGGGCGTCCGAACCATATCAATGTCGGATACTCTTCGCAGGATCGGGTTGTCCTCGAACGACAGGTTGGCGAAGCCAAGCAGTTGGGCATTCGCGCGTTCATCGTGAACTGGTACGGCAAGCGCGACCACTTCGAGGACACGAGCTATTCCCTGCTGCAAGAGGTTGCGGCGGAAAATGGATTCAAGACTGCGATCATGTACGACGAAAACGATCGCGACCCGGGGAGCACGACCGCGGCGGTCATCTCCGACCTGCAGTACGCCTACGATCGCTACATTTCGCCGCAGGTGCCGGACCGGGATGCCTACCTGCGGTTCAATGGGCGGCCGATGATCTTTATCTTTCCGAAGTCGAACCGCACAAACTGGAATCGCGTGCGGCAGGTACTGAACTCGTGGGAAGATCCGCCGCTGCTCATCTACGAAGGTATCAACGAGAAATTCGTCGATGACTTCGACGGGTTCTTCGCGTGGGTGCATCCGGGCAAAGAAGGATGGACGCGCAATGGCAGCAACTGGGGTGAGGATTACCTCGAGAACTTCTACAAAACCATGAACAACAAGTACCCGAACAAGATCCCCGTGGGAGGGGCGTGGCCCGGGTTCAACGACTCGAGGGCTTCATGGGGCCGAAACCGCAGGATGGACGCGCGTTGCGG
It encodes:
- a CDS encoding N-6 DNA methylase encodes the protein MGTTNRETRTAEFELPGFIQAVRERMADDLVRRGRRARWNDVSVGRSVDRILIRLLFLRMCEDRGVPLSEAQWRTIEKTLGLVPSDDQLQDSNVPDRLLANLADGFARDWPDLAAITTEALGSIYESFLAKRLTLARSGPRFEPARDRRKHAGAFYTPQYIVDYIVEETVGKLVAGKSPAEMRTMRFVDPACGGGRFLLRVYERMLEEHSRWFERHPEEREYATGDRHGKVRLPFAIRRQVLAECVFGVDFDAEAVEVTKLSLILKLLEGGGEAQRPDLAEELPNLSTNIKCGNSLVAPGPDTPDGLAGFSWEQEFTEVFRSDGFDVVLGNPPYGAELSGVVRKYLGNRFDLGTSDTAALMMVHSLRALTKPGGVNGFIVPKAFTYSSSWEKVRGEMIDALTTLVDVGKVWPKVKLEQVIYVAEKGASTGTYTNRRREEERFCDVAEIQKEHSGTFGFFLNGITRAELEVGLKIRNVGSFLGEYITNTRGAMIQGDVFERAGGRRVIGGKQIQRFRIAGEKGFVSTNADLPENAFVRPGSILVQNIVAHIENPVDHIKITAAIATDKIAPQIVILDTVNQLANNSGLSSYFFLAILNSQLMNWFVYRFIFAKAIRTMHFDGPVTVRIPIPRLTSANKLVYEEVVDAVRALTSDGSCQATTVIERGLQTLYGLGPKDVAVIESAMPEMNARSATAFRP
- the recN gene encoding DNA repair protein RecN, producing the protein MLLELRVENYAVIDNVVVEFGPGLNLLTGETGAGKSILIDALALLLGEKASTDVIRHGSDRAIITAVFEADSRPLCEALEANGLDSDADQVILRREILSTGKARVFVNNQPATVAVLKQLAPHLAIVHAQNESMMAFDPPARLALLDTASGIDTAAVTNAFAEWNRIRQHIAELEQGEKDKLRLVDLWSFQLKEIDNAALHAGEDQKLESEKRVLANSERILNAALSAYDSLYDNAQSASATIAAAMRQLEDLARFDPKFQESISQIESARITVAEIGITLRDYSESIDASPERLAEVEDRLALIDRLRRKYGTTLEDVLTYADDLRRKLNEIENKDEVLRDLKKQLDKAAEMYLAEARTLSKKRYEVAHKLEKTVEAEVNDLAMKAKFKIDVSGSDEEGNWTSTGFDQVAYLISANLGEPLGAIEHIASGGELSRVMLALKASVEAGRGTKKSDHQRTLVFDEIDTGIGGRAAEAVGRKLKALSRTKQVLCITHLPQIASFADHHFLIAKKESAGRTRTTVLPLDGKERVEEIARMLSGARLTEASLKNAEQMLTQVAGKSLP
- a CDS encoding DUF6249 domain-containing protein — its product is MTQRPRRGTEDDMNGGEFIGLAAVVLTCGIPLAALYTYFRVRRLKSEERMAAIARGVAVPMEPELTQVARSRRAGILLVCAALGWTATFALIGRIEHDAYIASYFGLIPFAIGIGFFVDHLMVKRDLQVHQ